One region of Longimicrobium sp. genomic DNA includes:
- a CDS encoding multicopper oxidase family protein — protein MTRPTALALLACLATAGTPAIHAAETPRGDPDLPVLVDENPDPRVVEVTLTAAPLQKSIIPGAPRSHGFGYNGGSPGPTLQVREGDRVVVHFRNRLPEATTVHWHGLHLPFTADGSPFHPVAPGEDYTYDFTVRRGSAGTYWYHPHPDHRTGHQVGMGLYGAVVVRADDDPLPSTLPEKVLIFMDNRVNGDGGLDFPQHGSPQATADRENGREGEVLLVNGQVMPTVSIRPGEVQRWRLINASAARVLRLHLPGHTLLHVGSDGGLFERPVEVNELVVANAERVEVLVRATGQPGARAVLQTLPYDRYIPQTRPADWNRARELLALQYTAGPAAVPPLLPVTLRHVPVLDTLQATARRTIVLGQGMINGRLMDMGRVDVAARLGATEIWEIENVVGMDHPFHLHGFQFQVLDRDGVPEAFRSWKDVVNVPKHQTARLIVRYDNYPGKWMFHCHILDHEDHGMMGVLEVR, from the coding sequence ATGACCCGACCCACCGCACTGGCGTTGCTCGCGTGTCTCGCGACCGCCGGAACGCCGGCCATCCACGCGGCCGAAACCCCGCGGGGCGACCCCGACCTCCCCGTCCTGGTGGACGAGAACCCGGATCCGCGCGTCGTGGAGGTGACGCTCACCGCCGCTCCCCTGCAGAAGTCCATCATTCCCGGCGCGCCCCGGTCGCACGGGTTCGGGTACAACGGCGGCAGCCCGGGGCCCACACTGCAGGTGCGCGAGGGCGACCGGGTGGTGGTGCACTTCCGCAACCGGCTGCCCGAGGCCACGACGGTGCATTGGCACGGGCTGCACCTGCCGTTCACGGCGGACGGAAGCCCCTTTCACCCCGTCGCGCCGGGAGAAGATTACACCTACGACTTCACCGTTCGCCGGGGGTCCGCCGGGACGTACTGGTACCATCCTCATCCCGACCACCGCACGGGGCACCAGGTGGGCATGGGGCTGTACGGAGCCGTGGTCGTCCGGGCGGATGACGACCCGCTTCCGTCAACGCTCCCCGAAAAGGTGCTGATCTTCATGGACAACCGGGTGAACGGCGACGGCGGGCTCGACTTTCCCCAGCACGGGTCGCCCCAGGCTACGGCCGACCGCGAGAACGGCCGCGAGGGCGAGGTGCTGCTGGTGAACGGACAGGTGATGCCGACGGTGAGCATCCGCCCGGGCGAGGTGCAGCGATGGCGCCTCATCAACGCCTCCGCCGCGCGCGTGCTCCGGCTTCACCTGCCCGGGCACACCCTGCTGCACGTGGGGAGCGACGGCGGCCTGTTCGAGCGCCCCGTGGAGGTGAACGAACTGGTCGTGGCCAACGCGGAGCGGGTGGAGGTGCTGGTGCGCGCCACCGGCCAGCCAGGCGCGCGCGCCGTGCTGCAGACGCTGCCGTACGACCGCTACATCCCCCAGACGCGCCCGGCGGACTGGAACCGCGCGCGCGAACTCCTGGCGCTGCAGTACACCGCCGGGCCCGCCGCCGTCCCTCCCCTCCTCCCCGTCACGCTGCGCCACGTACCCGTGCTGGACACGCTGCAGGCCACGGCCCGGCGCACCATCGTCCTGGGCCAGGGAATGATCAACGGGCGGCTGATGGACATGGGCCGCGTGGACGTTGCGGCACGGCTCGGCGCCACGGAAATCTGGGAGATCGAGAACGTAGTGGGGATGGACCACCCGTTCCACCTGCACGGGTTTCAGTTCCAGGTGCTGGACCGCGACGGCGTACCCGAGGCGTTCCGCAGCTGGAAGGACGTGGTGAACGTGCCGAAGCACCAGACGGCGCGGCTCATCGTCCGGTACGACAACTACCCGGGGAAGTGGATGTTCCACTGCCACATCCTTGATCACGAGGACCACGGGATGATGGGCGTCCTGGAGGTCCGTTAG
- a CDS encoding YceI family protein: MRNQLFAAALILATPALLASSAATLTFGNGSKVWVEGMSTVRGFRCESTQVTGTADAAGTEMSQVGQARGEITIPVQTLDCRNGTMNGHMRTALKAAQNPSIRFRAISVRVTPTSPAQGTVAMTGQLTIAGQTREVTIDGTAAREGNGLRVRGSERITMTDFGVQPPRLMAGTMRVHAPVTVGFDVVLRP; encoded by the coding sequence ATGCGCAACCAACTGTTCGCCGCAGCCCTGATCCTCGCGACCCCCGCGCTGCTCGCCTCGTCGGCGGCCACGCTGACCTTCGGCAACGGCAGCAAGGTGTGGGTAGAGGGCATGTCCACCGTCCGCGGCTTCCGCTGCGAGAGCACGCAGGTGACGGGCACCGCCGACGCGGCCGGCACCGAGATGAGCCAGGTGGGCCAGGCCCGCGGCGAGATCACCATTCCCGTGCAGACCCTGGACTGCCGCAACGGGACGATGAACGGCCACATGCGGACCGCCCTCAAGGCCGCGCAGAACCCCAGCATCCGCTTCCGTGCGATCTCGGTGCGGGTGACGCCCACCTCGCCCGCGCAGGGCACCGTGGCGATGACGGGCCAGCTGACCATCGCCGGGCAGACGCGCGAAGTGACGATCGACGGCACGGCGGCGCGCGAAGGCAACGGGCTGCGGGTGCGCGGCAGCGAGCGGATCACCATGACGGACTTTGGCGTGCAGCCGCCCCGGCTGATGGCGGGGACCATGAGGGTGCACGCGCCGGTGACGGTGGGCTTCGACGTGGTGCTGAGGCCCTGA
- a CDS encoding c-type cytochrome: protein MTHRRPILGLAALAALSTLAGCGGPLPRSDAADGGTAPLASAGPGLPAGAATPEQVMLGRELVINRDCGACHGGNVNPASDRWLAGASGEDDFGNIGPFRYWAANLTPDPETGTGRYSARQIFNALRYGLRPGATPDVEITSMVPGQGNHPAAPNYLSPAMPWMAWRFMSDQELWAIAAYLKHGVRPVHNQVRRSESPPDFWASEVTPAKIGTHVMPPFPTAAEEMRAPERAAQLMRGRELAASAACSACHGGGLNPSQEGWLVGMRDTTMDFQIGPFVTRPRNLTPDNATGLGRFSERQIFNALRYGLRPGETPDVDITSSVPGQGNHPANPKYLAPPMPWPAWRHMPDEDLWAIAAYLKQGVRPVRNRVQDSDGPPDFWRGEYTVEKYGAWPAPAFPTARETYKP, encoded by the coding sequence ATGACCCATCGTCGGCCGATTCTCGGGCTCGCGGCGCTCGCCGCCCTCTCCACCCTGGCGGGCTGCGGAGGGCCGCTTCCCCGCAGCGACGCCGCGGACGGCGGTACGGCCCCGCTCGCCAGTGCGGGGCCGGGTCTTCCCGCCGGCGCGGCCACGCCCGAGCAGGTGATGCTCGGGCGGGAGCTGGTGATCAACCGCGACTGCGGCGCCTGCCACGGGGGCAACGTCAACCCGGCGTCGGACCGGTGGCTGGCAGGCGCCTCGGGCGAGGACGATTTCGGCAACATCGGCCCGTTTCGCTACTGGGCCGCGAACCTGACGCCCGACCCGGAGACGGGAACCGGGCGATACAGCGCCCGGCAGATCTTCAACGCCCTGCGCTACGGCCTGCGGCCCGGCGCCACGCCGGACGTGGAGATCACCTCGATGGTGCCCGGCCAGGGGAATCACCCGGCCGCGCCCAACTACCTGTCGCCCGCCATGCCGTGGATGGCCTGGCGGTTCATGTCCGACCAGGAGCTCTGGGCCATCGCCGCGTACCTGAAGCACGGCGTGCGCCCGGTGCACAACCAGGTGCGGCGGAGCGAGTCGCCGCCGGACTTCTGGGCCAGCGAGGTGACGCCCGCGAAGATCGGGACGCACGTGATGCCGCCGTTCCCCACCGCCGCCGAAGAGATGCGCGCGCCCGAGCGGGCGGCGCAGCTGATGCGCGGCCGCGAGCTCGCCGCGTCGGCGGCGTGCAGCGCGTGCCACGGAGGGGGGCTGAACCCGTCGCAGGAGGGGTGGCTGGTCGGAATGCGCGACACGACCATGGATTTCCAGATCGGCCCGTTCGTCACCCGGCCGCGCAACCTGACGCCCGACAACGCCACCGGGCTGGGACGCTTCAGCGAGCGGCAGATCTTCAACGCGCTGCGTTACGGCCTGCGGCCCGGGGAAACCCCGGACGTCGACATCACCTCGTCGGTGCCGGGACAGGGCAACCATCCCGCGAATCCCAAGTACCTGGCCCCGCCCATGCCGTGGCCCGCGTGGCGCCACATGCCCGACGAGGACCTGTGGGCGATCGCCGCGTACCTCAAGCAGGGCGTGAGGCCGGTGCGCAACCGGGTGCAGGACAGCGACGGCCCGCCGGACTTCTGGCGCGGCGAGTACACCGTGGAGAAGTATGGCGCCTGGCCCGCGCCGGCGTTCCCCACGGCGCGGGAGACGTACAAGCCGTAA
- a CDS encoding carboxypeptidase regulatory-like domain-containing protein, whose product MTFRKFARLPSLGIVAAVVLAATSPVRAQTGEQASAPAAPPARAVVLGRVVDAATLAPLPGAQVRVSTVPGVAVADANGVFTVRDVPPGDHETMVSRIGYRSRVAVWRVGEQGLELEVQLEVEPLVMEAIKVQSRRFERRMNSSGATARGFDANELRSSSYPNAKEFVRARMGMVGVSCGAMAKPSDGPQDCVMVRGGPTRVCIIVDERPAFGGWFELELLNPQELFRVDVIGGGRAVQVYTTAFVAQLTARRQSPTPADVLSMIACPPR is encoded by the coding sequence ATGACATTTCGCAAGTTCGCCCGCCTCCCGTCGCTCGGGATCGTAGCAGCGGTAGTGCTCGCCGCCACCTCGCCCGTACGCGCGCAGACGGGCGAACAGGCCAGCGCTCCCGCGGCCCCGCCAGCACGAGCCGTGGTGCTGGGGCGCGTGGTGGACGCGGCGACGCTGGCGCCGCTGCCCGGAGCGCAGGTTCGCGTTTCGACCGTCCCAGGCGTGGCGGTGGCCGACGCCAATGGCGTGTTCACCGTGCGCGACGTTCCGCCGGGCGACCACGAGACGATGGTCTCGCGCATCGGATACCGCTCGCGCGTGGCGGTGTGGCGCGTGGGAGAGCAGGGGTTGGAGCTCGAGGTGCAGCTGGAAGTGGAACCGCTGGTGATGGAGGCCATCAAGGTGCAGTCGCGGCGGTTCGAGCGCCGCATGAATTCTTCCGGGGCCACGGCACGCGGCTTCGATGCGAACGAGCTGAGGTCGAGCAGCTATCCCAACGCCAAGGAGTTCGTGCGGGCGCGCATGGGCATGGTAGGCGTTTCGTGCGGCGCCATGGCGAAACCCTCGGACGGCCCGCAGGATTGCGTGATGGTTCGCGGAGGGCCGACGCGCGTCTGCATCATCGTCGACGAGCGTCCGGCGTTCGGTGGCTGGTTCGAACTGGAACTCCTGAATCCGCAGGAGCTCTTCCGCGTGGACGTGATCGGCGGGGGAAGAGCCGTGCAGGTGTACACCACTGCCTTCGTGGCGCAGCTGACGGCCCGTCGCCAGTCGCCCACACCCGCCGACGTCCTGTCCATGATCGCCTGTCCGCCGCGCTGA
- a CDS encoding hybrid sensor histidine kinase/response regulator: MTEPVRILLVEDNPGDARLLRETLREAHSLPFHLVHASRLSEALELVATEPPEVVLLDLSLPDAHGMDTVGRMLEAAPEVPIIVLTGLADETVAVQAVQSGAQDYLVKGTVEGGTLARAIRYAIERKRLEGERARLLRNEQEARAAAEAAVMARDEVLRIVAHDIGNSLSAVKIHARVLERTLPADQVDVRSRIESIRHLTQQMDRLRQDLLDVAAIEAGRLSFEPAELKVGEVVDDVLAGVGGMAAEKAMEVGSSIGADLPAAWADRERIHQVLSNLVGNAVKFTPHGGRVLVTAKAEDGEIRVSVADTGPGIPPEHLPHVFDRFWQARSTRRAGAGLGLAIARGIVEAHGGAMGVESEPGRGTRFHFTLPLA; the protein is encoded by the coding sequence GTGACCGAGCCCGTCCGCATCCTGCTGGTGGAAGACAACCCCGGCGACGCGCGCCTGCTGCGCGAAACGCTGCGCGAAGCCCACTCGCTGCCGTTCCACCTCGTCCATGCGTCGCGATTGTCCGAGGCGCTGGAGCTCGTGGCCACGGAGCCGCCGGAGGTGGTGCTGCTGGACCTTTCGCTTCCCGACGCGCACGGGATGGATACCGTGGGGCGGATGCTGGAGGCCGCGCCCGAGGTGCCCATCATCGTGCTGACCGGGCTGGCGGACGAGACGGTGGCGGTGCAGGCGGTGCAGTCGGGCGCGCAGGACTACCTGGTGAAGGGCACGGTGGAGGGCGGCACCCTGGCCCGCGCCATCCGCTACGCCATCGAGCGGAAGCGGCTGGAGGGCGAGCGCGCACGGCTGCTGCGCAACGAGCAGGAGGCCCGCGCCGCCGCCGAGGCCGCGGTGATGGCGCGCGACGAGGTTCTGCGCATCGTGGCGCACGACATCGGCAACTCGCTGAGCGCGGTGAAGATCCACGCGAGGGTGCTGGAGCGCACCCTGCCCGCGGACCAGGTGGACGTCCGGAGCCGCATCGAGTCCATCCGCCACCTCACCCAGCAGATGGACCGGCTGCGGCAGGACTTGCTGGACGTCGCCGCGATCGAGGCGGGGCGCCTGTCGTTCGAGCCCGCGGAGCTGAAGGTGGGGGAGGTGGTGGACGACGTGCTCGCCGGCGTGGGGGGGATGGCGGCGGAGAAGGCGATGGAGGTCGGGTCAAGCATCGGCGCCGATCTCCCCGCCGCGTGGGCCGACCGCGAGCGCATCCACCAGGTGCTCTCGAACCTCGTCGGCAACGCGGTCAAGTTCACGCCGCATGGGGGCCGCGTCCTCGTCACCGCGAAGGCGGAAGACGGCGAGATCCGCGTCTCCGTCGCCGACACGGGGCCGGGGATTCCGCCCGAGCACCTTCCGCACGTGTTCGACCGCTTCTGGCAGGCGCGGAGCACCCGGCGAGCGGGGGCGGGGCTGGGCCTGGCGATCGCGCGAGGGATCGTGGAGGCGCACGGCGGCGCGATGGGCGTGGAGAGCGAGCCCGGGCGGGGAACCCGCTTCCACTTTACGCTGCCGCTGGCCTGA